The sequence below is a genomic window from Nitrospira sp..
ATTGCATTTATTCAGCCTGGAGTGTGATTGATTTCTATGACGTTCCTTCGGGTTTCTGGCCTTCGGTTCACTGCCTGGATGCTCGTCATCCTTCTGCCGGTTCACGCCGCAGCCGTCGAGTTCGTGTTCGTGGGTTCACGCCAGATGGGCATGGGCGGGGCCGGTGTCGCGACGACCATGGATTCCCTCGCGACCTATTGGAACCCTGCCGGGATGGCGATGAGCAAGAAGTTCGACATGCGGATTCAAGGCAGCGGTCAGGTCATTGATCGCGGCGACGTGTTCGACACCCTCAAAGACATCAATAACCTGAACTTGAATGACACCTCCGCCGGCAACATTGCACGTCTCCAGCAGCAGATCGACCGCATGAACAGGCCGGGGACCAACTTGACGGCCGCGGCTTCGGGTGGTCTCTACGTCAAAGGTAACTTCGGTGAACATGCGCTAGGGTTCAATGTTTCCGATGTCGCGACAGCGGGTGGCTTTCTGCGTGCTCCAGTCGGATTTACAAACAACGGTACCAACCTCACCGTCAACGGGCAATTCGCCATGAACGGATTGGAAGTGCGGCAAGCCGCGCTGTCCTATGCCTATGCGTTCATGGACCGGATGTTTTCCATCGGCGTCACCGGCAAGGTCATCCAAGGCGCGGCCTATACGGGTGCCACCAATATTCGCGGTGCGAGCGACGATGTGAGAGTATTCGAGGACATCGGGCGCGCCAAGATCTCAACCGCGCTTGGCATCGATGTGGGCGCGATGTTCCGCCCCTCGTCCTGGTTGCGGATGGGCATCGTGGCGAAGGACATCAACGCACCCACGTTTGACGCTCCCAACGGCGACAAATTCAAATTGTTGCCGCAGGTCCGAACCGGCGTCGCCGTGAACCCGTACAACTCTCTGACGCTCACCGCCGACGTGGACATCACGAAGAACAATACGCTCACTCCCGGTGTGTATAGCCAGGTGTTAAGTCTTGGCGCAGAACAAACGATCCTGTCCGAACTGCTGTCGTTCAGACTTGGTGCCTTTAAGAATATGCAGGATGCCAAGACCCCGTTCATCCCCACTGCGGGCTTCGGACTTCGCATCCTCGCCTTGCGCATCGATATCGCCGGCGGGTATGATTTCAGGGACCAGGCCGCCTTGGCGTCCGGCTCGATCGCGATGACGTTCTAGACACGGTCGGCCGTGAACCAATCTGCTACACTTGCTGTACGTACCATGACACGACGCACCTTCTTACGATTCAGCGTGGTTTTCTGCCTTGTGATGTCCGGGCTGCTCGCCGGTTGCGGCGGGTTACAGGAAATGTGGGAAGGTCCGGCGGCGCGAGGATTCTATCCGAAGACCATGGCGATTCTTCCGATCTCTGGCACCTACGACAGCGCGCGTGAGGATGTCGAGGAAGTGGTCGCTAAGGTGCTCATCAAGAGCCGCCGGGTGGAAAAGGTGGTCCCTCCGGATCAGGTCACCGATACCTTCCAGACCACAAAGGATGCGTTCGATGCCCTCGTCACCTATTTTTCCCGCATGGAGACGACCGGCCAGTCAGATAAAAATTCCGCCATCAAGATCGGGCATGCCTTGGGCGCGGACTCGTTGCTGGTGGTGAAGGTGAATGCCTGGGAATATACGAGGGAAGAAGGTGACAACATCGCCCGCGTGGGATTGAGCATGCGCCTCGTCGACGCCGTGAACGGGGCGATCGTGTGGAAAGCCAGGCACCAGGTGCAGGAAAGTTACTTGTTCATCCGGCCGGACATGCGGGATCTTGCCACGAAACTGGCCTCGGACATGATCAAGTACATGCCCCCCGAAAAGCGTTAAGCAGCACTCGACTTTTTTACGCCCGCCTCGCCAACCGATCCCCGTCGCAGATTGTCGATTGCCAACCCGAACTGGTTCGAAAGACTGGCCAGTTCCAGCACATCCCAATTGCTGAAGGGCTTGCCGCTCCGCCGATTCACGACTTCCAACACCCCCACGGCCTTCGCGCCCATCCGCACCGGCACTGACACCAGCGAGTTCACTGGAAGCGCCGCTTGCCAGCCTTGGCCGGCGACCAGACGAGCATCCTGCGCCCCCTGCGTGATCAACACAGCCTGCCCAGTGCGATGCACCCCCGCCGCGACGCTCGACTGCAGGGCGGTGACTCCGAT
It includes:
- the traF gene encoding conjugal transfer protein TraF, yielding MTFLRVSGLRFTAWMLVILLPVHAAAVEFVFVGSRQMGMGGAGVATTMDSLATYWNPAGMAMSKKFDMRIQGSGQVIDRGDVFDTLKDINNLNLNDTSAGNIARLQQQIDRMNRPGTNLTAAASGGLYVKGNFGEHALGFNVSDVATAGGFLRAPVGFTNNGTNLTVNGQFAMNGLEVRQAALSYAYAFMDRMFSIGVTGKVIQGAAYTGATNIRGASDDVRVFEDIGRAKISTALGIDVGAMFRPSSWLRMGIVAKDINAPTFDAPNGDKFKLLPQVRTGVAVNPYNSLTLTADVDITKNNTLTPGVYSQVLSLGAEQTILSELLSFRLGAFKNMQDAKTPFIPTAGFGLRILALRIDIAGGYDFRDQAALASGSIAMTF